A single window of Acidobacteriota bacterium DNA harbors:
- a CDS encoding sigma-70 family RNA polymerase sigma factor produces the protein MEPMSGIDELYSLAHGGDAAARASLYARLLVCFRVIIRHRMWGDEDAEDVAQDALLAVVAKFDELTVESSFAAWAYRILHNKIVDHFRLKKIRTDKIRQLGQRRTGAVVSDPDPMLKVRIKTCFRKIHQTHRRHARILSLHFQGYTTDEICLRLGITRNNCWVTLSRARTMLEKCLSQEDEGS, from the coding sequence ATGGAACCGATGTCAGGCATCGACGAATTGTATTCTCTGGCCCATGGTGGTGATGCCGCCGCCAGGGCCAGCTTATATGCCCGCCTTCTTGTATGTTTTCGGGTTATTATTCGACATCGAATGTGGGGGGATGAGGACGCTGAGGATGTTGCCCAGGATGCCCTTCTCGCCGTGGTGGCTAAATTTGACGAACTCACGGTCGAGTCGAGTTTTGCCGCCTGGGCATACAGGATTCTGCATAACAAGATCGTGGATCATTTCAGGCTAAAGAAGATCCGTACTGACAAGATAAGGCAGCTAGGCCAACGGCGGACAGGAGCAGTAGTGAGCGACCCGGATCCAATGCTCAAGGTGAGGATCAAGACCTGCTTTAGGAAGATTCATCAGACGCACCGGCGGCACGCCCGCATCCTCAGCCTTCACTTTCAGGGTTATACGACGGACGAGATATGCCTTCGTCTGGGGATTACCCGTAACAACTGCTGGGTCACTCTGTCGCGAGCGCGAACGATGCTGGAGAAGTGTCTCAGTCAGGAGGATGAGGGCTCATGA